A single genomic interval of Lathyrus oleraceus cultivar Zhongwan6 chromosome 7, CAAS_Psat_ZW6_1.0, whole genome shotgun sequence harbors:
- the LOC127104525 gene encoding uncharacterized protein LOC127104525, with the protein MDRTWMYDRVYSNRHGLKEEYVRGVKDFVKRALKQPICKSEGGIRCPCINCKCLKIRTPTNVRLHLYRDGFQPDYWIWTQHGEVELNVNTRNDSNSSEHVHHDDQIEAMNQMVYDAFRPYGVFSHVNDNIEVEEYTEDEFPNEDAKRFYDKLISFNKPIYEGATQSILSISTQLLEIRSNWHVPQKGLDFVAQMLKSVCPVQKCLPDNYYQATQLVSKLGLKVEKIDCCKNGCMLYYKDDSNLSECKFCNSPRFIPRKTGMGKYKDIPVKRMFYFPIIPRLQRLYASTESASEMRWHHMNKNSSNILRHPSDGKAWKHFDSVYPDFSREPRNVRLGLCSDGFTPYIQASASPYSCWPIIVTPYNLPPEMCMTKPYLFLACLIPGPKNPKLKIDVYLQPLIDDLHRLWSNGILTYDISTKQNFIMKACLMWTINDFPAYGMLSGWGTQGKLACPHCMEHTDAFTLKSGHKNSWFDCHRRFLPSNHSFRRSKRSFLKNRVVTNEPPPISTGKDIWAVISNFPKVTEIGWEAKWKEFEGYGVDHNWKKRSIFWDLPYWKDNLLRHNLDVMHIEKNVFDNIFNTVMNVKDKTKDNEKAREDLAKLCFRGDLELQPLENGKNGKPKASYTLTKSEAKLVCKWLKELRMPDGYASNLSRCANVEKGTVHGMKSHDCHVFMECLLPIAFHSLPDLVWKPLTELSRFFKDLCCNTLRMDDLIKLDENIPIIICKLERIFPPGFFDSMEHLPIHLAKEAILGGPVQYRWMYPFERFMGVSKRAVTNKARVEGSICSDYIHRETNYFCSHYFNSFRLLPTINLSNKPHLDNDDILPTMSILQSGGRPSGKSRKYFLSDKEWKSSHVHVLINCDEVKPYLDIFLENHSLDIEDSSGRIHIEFPIWLKKYVNEETNGVTNQDIIALSRSPASMAISWNMYFINGYKFHTEEWSKGRKTSNCGVHVKGLAEGGNTDFYGIIKHIFELDYFGLKHKIPVFYCEWFDPTRNMGTKVHPQYKTVDIKMDKRYRPYDPFILAQNARQVYYVPYPEMCRDMRGWCAAITTKPRGRVEIDNIEDEVPYQSDGMLPALPNVEIEAISCLRDMSQLDVFEEIFDCSTSEADRGH; encoded by the exons ATGGATCGTACTTGGATGTACGATAGAGTATATTCCAATAGACACGGATTGAAAGAAGAGTATGTTCGCGGGGTTAAAGACTTCGTAAAGAGGGCTTTGAAACAACCTATTTGTAAATCTGAGGGAGGGATAAGGTGTCCGTGTATAAATTGCAAGTGTCTCAAGATAAGAACACCAACTAATGTTAGACTTCACTTGTATCGAGATGGATTTCAACCAGACTATTGGATTTGGACTCAACATGGAGAAGTAGAGCTCAATGTTAATACAAGGAATGATTCAAATAGTAGTGAGCATGTGCATCATGATGACCAAATTGAGGCAATGAATCAGATGGTGTATGATGCTTTTAGGCCTTATGGAGTATTCTCTCACGTGAATGATAACATAGAAGTTGAGGAATATACGGAGGATGAGTTTCCCAACGAAGATGCCAAACGATTTTATGACAAGTTGATATCTTTCAACAAGCCCATTTATGAGGGAGCGACCCAATCAATATTATCAATATCTACTCAACTTCTTGAAATTAGGTCTAATTGGCATGTACCACAAAAAGGTTTAGATTTTGTTGCACAAATGCTTAAAAGTGTATGTCCGGTTCAAAAATGCTTGCCCGATAACTATTACCAAGCAACACAGTTGGTATCTAAGTTAGGGCTAAAGGTTGAGAAGATTGATTGTTGTAAGAATGGTTGTATGTTATATTACAAGGATGATAGCAATCTATCAGAGTGCAAATTTTGTAATTCTCCTAGGTTCATTCCTCGCAAGACTGGCATGGGAAAGTACAAAGATATCCCAGTGAAGAGAATGTTCTACTTCCCAATCATTCCCAGATTACAAAGATTGTATGCATCAACTGAGTCGGCAAGTGAAATGAGATGGCATCACATGAACAAAAATAGTTCCAACATCCTTCGCCACCCGTCAGATGGAAAAGCATGGAAACATTTTGATAGTGTATATCCTGACTTTTCTAGGGAACCCAGAAATGTAAGGTTGGGTCTGTGTTCAGATGGTTTTACTCCTTACATTCAAGCGTCTGCTTCTCCATACTCATGTTGGCCAATAATAGTTACTCCGTATAATCTCCCCCCTGAAATGTGCATGACCAAACCATACTTGTTTTTGGCATGCCTCATACCCGGACCTAAAAACCCTAAATTAAAGATAGATGTCTACTTGCAACCATTGATTGATGATCTACATCGATTGTGGTCCAATGGAATATTGACCTATGATATATCTACAAAACAAAACTTCATCATGAAAGCCTGCTTGATGTGgacaattaatgattttccagccTATGGTATGTTATCTGGATGGGGAACACAAGGTAAattggcatgccctcattgtATGGAACACACTGATGCTTTCACCTTGAAAAGTGGCCATAAGAATTCCTGGTTTGACTGTCATCGTCGTTTCTTGCCATCTAATCACTCCTTCAGAAGGAGTAAAAGAAGTTTCCTAAAAAATAGGGTTGTGACCAATGAGCCACCTCCTATTTCCACAGGGAAAGATATATGGGCGGTAATAAGTAATTTTCCAAAAGTTACTGAAATTGGATGGGAGGCGAAATGGAAAGAATTCGAAGGGTATGGAGTGGATCACAATTGGAAAAAGCGAAGTATTTTTTGGGATCTCCCATATTGGAAGGATAATTTGTTAAGGCATAACCTCGATGTGATGCACATAGAAAAAAACGTCTTCGATAATATATTTAATACTGTCATGAATGTTAAGGATAAAACAAAGGATAATGAAAAGGCAAGAGAAGACTTGGCTAAATTATGCTTTCGCGGGGACTTGGAGCTCCAACCCTTAGAAAACGGAAAGAATGGTAAACCAAAGGCTAGTTACACTCTAACCAAATCTGAAGCCAAGTTGGTTTGTAAATGGCTTAAGGAATTGAGAATGCCAGATGGCTATGCTTCAAACCTCAGTAGGTGTGCGAATGTAGAAAAGGGTACGGTGCATGGGATGAAGAGCCATGATTGTCATGTTTTCATGGAATGTTTACTCCCAATTGCATTCCATTCATTGCCAGATTTGGTTTGGAAACCATTAACTGAGCTAAGTCGATTCTTTAAAGATCTTTGTTGCAATACATTGAGGATGGACGACTTAATTAAGTTGGATGAGAATATTCCAATTATCATATGCAAGTTGGAAAGGATTTTTCCACCAGGTTTCTTTGACTCAATGGAGCATCTTCCAATCCATCTTGCCAAAGAAGCAATTCTAGGTGGTCCAGTACAGTACCGATGGATGTATCCATTCGAAAG ATTTATGGGAGTCTCAAAGAGGGCAGTGACAAATAAGGCTAGAGTTGAAGGTTCCATATGCAGTGATTATATACATCGCGAGACAAATTACTTTTGCTCTCATTATTTCAACTCTTTCCGTTTGTTGCCAACCATAAATCTTAGTAACAAACCTCATTTAGACAATGATGACATTCTACCTACAATGTCCATTCTACAAAGTGGCGGTCGACCAAGTGGGAAGTCACGAAAATATTTTCTATCTGATAAGGAATGGAAGTCTTCACATGTGCATGTCTTGATAAATTGTGATGAGGTTAAACCATATCTTGA CATTTTCTTAGAGAACCACTCTCTAGATATAGAAGATTCATCTGGGCGCATACATATAGAGTTTCCCATATGGCTGAAGAAATATGTAAATGAGGAGACAAATGGAGTTACTAACCAAGATATAATTGCCTTGTCTCGCAGTCCTGCATCAATGGCCATATCATGGAACATGTATTTTATCAATGGGTACAAGTTTCATACTGAAGAATGGAGCAAAGGTAGAAAAACTAGCAATTGTGGTGTGCACGTGAAAGGTCTTGCAGAAGGAGGAAATACTGATTTTTATGGAATAATCAAACATATCTTTGAGCTAGATTACTTTGGTCTGAAGCATAAGATTCCAGTTTTTTATTGTGAATGGTTTGATCCAACAAGGAATATGGGCACAAAGGTTCACCCACAATATAAAACTGTGGATATTAAGATGGATAAACGTTATCGTCCTTATGATCCTTTCATCCTTGCGCAAAATGCAAGACAAGTGTATTATGTCCCATATCCAGAAATGTGTAGAGATATGCGTGGATGGTGTGCGGCAATCACCACAAAACCAAGGGGTCGCGTAGAGATTGACAACATAGAGGATGAAGTACCTTATCAATCTGATGGGATGTTACCGGCGCTACCCAATGTAGAAATTGAAGCAATATCTTGTTTGCGTGACATGTCACAATTAGATGTGTTTGAAGAGATTTTTGATTGCTCTACTAGTGAAGCAGATAGAGGGCATTGA